A stretch of DNA from Halanaerobiaceae bacterium ANBcell28:
AAGAATCAAAAGCTATAGATCATACATTGGTACACACAGGACAAAATTATGATTATGAATTAAATGAAGTTTTTTTTAAAGATTTCAAACTAAAAAAACCAGACTATTTTCTTAATGCAGCTACAGGAGTGGCTGTAGAGACTATAGGAAATATCTTAATAAAAATAGATCCTATAATGGAAGAAGTTAAACCAGATGCATTTTTAGTACTTGGAGATACTAATAGCTGTTTATGTGCAATAGCAGCTAAGAGAAGACATATTCCTATCTTCCATATGGAAGCAGGGAATAGATGTTTTGATCAAAGAGTACCAGAAGAAACAAATAGAAAGATCGTAGATCATACTGCTGATATTAATTTAACATATAGTGATATTGCAAGAGAATATCTTTTAAGAGAAGGTACACCTGCTGATAGGGTTATTAAGACAGGAAGTCCAATGTTTGAAGTTATAAAATCAAGAGAAGATGATATAAAAGAATCAGATGTATTGGATAGATTAGATCTTGAGGAAGGCGAATACTTTGTAGTATCAGCACATAGAGAAGAAAATATAAGTTCAGAAACTAATTTTCTTGACTTAGTTGAAAGCTTAAATGCTATAGCAGATAAGTATAAACTGCCTGTAATTATAAGTACACACCCAAGAACAAGAAATATGATTGAAGAAAAAGGAATAGAATTTAATCCTTTGATTAAAACATTAAAGCCCTTAGGATTTAATGACTATGTAAAGTTACAAGTTAAAGCTAAAGCAGTTCTTAGCGATAGTGGCACTATAAGCGAAGAATCTTCAATACTAAACTTTAAAGCATTGAATATTAGGCAAGCTCATGAAAGACCAGAAGCAATGGAAGAGGCTTCTGTAATGATGGTAGGTTTGAAGAAAGAGAGAATACTCCAAGGACTTGAGATACTAGAAACACAGAAAAAAGATACTTTAAGGTTAGTTGAGGATTATAGTATGCCTAATGTGTCGGATAAGGTGCTTAGGATTATTCTTTCTTATACGGATTATGCTAATAGAGTAGTTTGGGGGAAAACTTAATGAAAATATTGCATATATGTTTAGCAAATTTTTATATTGATAATTATTCATATCAAGAAAATATGTTACCAAAGTTTCATAAAGAGCTTGGATTAGATGTAGAAATAATAGCTTCATTAGTTTCGTTTGACAATACAGGAAAGTCATGTTTGTTAGAAAATGGGGGAAGTTATGTTAATGAATATGATATTCCTGTAACTAGATTAGAGTATAAAAAAAATAAGTTTAGTAAGAGATTGCGTCAATATGAAGGAACTTATGAGGCTATTAAAAAAGCTAATCCTGATATTATTTTTGTACATGGATGTCAGTTTTTAGACATAAAATATGTTGTTAAATATGTTGAATCAAATACAGATGTAAAAATTTACGTTGATAATCATGCGGATTTTTCAAATAGTGCTACCAATTGGCTTTCTAAAAATGCTCTACATAAAATTATATGGAGATATTGTGCTAAATTAATTGAACCATATACAGAAAAATTTTATGGTGTTCTACCTTCTAGAGTAGATTTCCTCGAAGACATATATAAAGTCCCAGAAAACAAGACAGAACTGTTATTAATGGGAGCTGACGATGATAAAGTTATTGAAGCTAAAAAAGATGGTGTTAAACAAGATATAAGAAATAAATTCGGGATTAGTTCTAGCGATTTTCTTATAATGACTGGAGGAAAAATAGATTTAGCTAAAAAACAAACTTTGTTATTAATGAAAGCTATTAAAGAAATTGAAAATGCTCATGTGAAGCTTATAGTTTTTGGATCAGTTGTCGATGAACTGAAAGATAAAGTAAAAGCTTTACAAGAATGCAATAAAGTTCAATATATTGGCTGGATTTCATCTGAAGAGACATATAAATACTTTGGAGCTGCAGATTTAGTTATATTTCCAGGTAGACATTCTGTTTTCTGGGAACAAGTTGTAGGATTAGGAATACCTATGCTTGTTAAGTATTGGGAGGGGACTACTCATGTGGATGTCGGAGGAAATTGTAAATTTATATATAAAGATAGTGTTGAAGAAATAAAGAAGGGTATAGAAGACCTAGTAGAAAATAGTGAAGAATATAAAAAAATGGTGTCTATCAGTAAACGTTGCAGGGAACTATTTCTGTATTCTGCAACTGCAAAGAGAAGTATTGAATTAAATAGTTAGCTTTAAAAATAATTGTAATAACTAAATTGGAAAACATGAGAGGCAGATGTTAATATGTCAATAAATCATATTTGTTTTATTACAGAAGATTATCCTACTTCAAGTGACCCTAGCTTTACTTTTGTAGGAGAGTTAGTTCGTTCAATTGCAAGTAATGGTATAAAATGTAGTGTAATAGCACCTTTGAGTATTTCAAAAAAAATTTTTAAAGGCAAAGAATATAGGCCTTATAGATGGGTAGATATTACTCATAATAATAATAGAATTAATATTTATCAACCCAAATATTTTTCGTTTTCTAATAAAAAGTTGTTTGGTTTTAATCTAACGATTAAACTATGGCAAAGGGCTATAATTAATACTTTTAATAAAGAAAAAATTAGTACTGATATTTTATATGGTCATTTTTGGCATGCTGGAATAGTTGCGGCTATGATTGGTAAACGCTATAAAGTCCCAGTTTATGTTGCATCGGGAGAGAGTAAAATTACAGTACGGAAAAAATTCAAGGCAAGTACTTTAAATAGGTATCTTGATGAGGTAAAGGGAGTGATATGTGTATCAACTAAAAATATGCAAGAAAGTTTATACTTAAAACTTGCACCGAAAGAGAAAATGACTGTAATCCCTAATGCGATAGATAAAAATAAGTTTTTTAAATTGGATAAAATGGAGCTTAGAGAAAAGCTTGGATTTAAGAAGAAAGATTTTATTGTTGCTTATACAGGAAGTTTTAATCATAGAAAGGGTGTTCTTAGATTATCGGAAGCTCTTAATAAAGTAGGAAATGTAAAATCAGTATTTATTGGTTCTGGAGAACTTGATCCAGAAGTGAAAGGAATTCTTTTTAAAGGTAGTCTTTCTCATGATGAAATAGTTAAATACCTAAATGTAGCTGATGTC
This window harbors:
- a CDS encoding glycosyltransferase family 4 protein — protein: MSINHICFITEDYPTSSDPSFTFVGELVRSIASNGIKCSVIAPLSISKKIFKGKEYRPYRWVDITHNNNRINIYQPKYFSFSNKKLFGFNLTIKLWQRAIINTFNKEKISTDILYGHFWHAGIVAAMIGKRYKVPVYVASGESKITVRKKFKASTLNRYLDEVKGVICVSTKNMQESLYLKLAPKEKMTVIPNAIDKNKFFKLDKMELREKLGFKKKDFIVAYTGSFNHRKGVLRLSEALNKVGNVKSVFIGSGELDPEVKGILFKGSLSHDEIVKYLNVADVFVLPTLAEGCCNAIIEAMACGLPIISSNLSFNDDILDESNSIRINSNSIEQIASAIQYLRDNENELKKMSEASLLKAKELDIKNRVRKIINFLNSTIDNQFS
- the wecB gene encoding UDP-N-acetylglucosamine 2-epimerase (non-hydrolyzing); the encoded protein is MKKLKVMTVVGTRPEIIRLSAVINKLEESKAIDHTLVHTGQNYDYELNEVFFKDFKLKKPDYFLNAATGVAVETIGNILIKIDPIMEEVKPDAFLVLGDTNSCLCAIAAKRRHIPIFHMEAGNRCFDQRVPEETNRKIVDHTADINLTYSDIAREYLLREGTPADRVIKTGSPMFEVIKSREDDIKESDVLDRLDLEEGEYFVVSAHREENISSETNFLDLVESLNAIADKYKLPVIISTHPRTRNMIEEKGIEFNPLIKTLKPLGFNDYVKLQVKAKAVLSDSGTISEESSILNFKALNIRQAHERPEAMEEASVMMVGLKKERILQGLEILETQKKDTLRLVEDYSMPNVSDKVLRIILSYTDYANRVVWGKT
- a CDS encoding glycosyltransferase; translated protein: MKILHICLANFYIDNYSYQENMLPKFHKELGLDVEIIASLVSFDNTGKSCLLENGGSYVNEYDIPVTRLEYKKNKFSKRLRQYEGTYEAIKKANPDIIFVHGCQFLDIKYVVKYVESNTDVKIYVDNHADFSNSATNWLSKNALHKIIWRYCAKLIEPYTEKFYGVLPSRVDFLEDIYKVPENKTELLLMGADDDKVIEAKKDGVKQDIRNKFGISSSDFLIMTGGKIDLAKKQTLLLMKAIKEIENAHVKLIVFGSVVDELKDKVKALQECNKVQYIGWISSEETYKYFGAADLVIFPGRHSVFWEQVVGLGIPMLVKYWEGTTHVDVGGNCKFIYKDSVEEIKKGIEDLVENSEEYKKMVSISKRCRELFLYSATAKRSIELNS